ACCTTGGATACGAACTGGTATTCCCCATCCTTGTGTCTGAACTTTCTTCTAACGtccttatagactcttttctacgctctgtatttctcgcacacacgtttgtatacacatacactttgtttacatgacggcctgtctattattgtgtttatatgtcgcactcacaaacacagacacagaagttgacatatcaataaaaccttctcttaaaccttctacTCCGGttatgtctctcttttccttttggcactcatactcatttatcctcttttcatattttctatttgtatCGAACGTGCGATGtgctaaaggagccattcctcgTCACCTCACCTGGTTGCATGGTCCTTACAttcttttagtttgtttgtttgtttgtgcgcatgtgtatgcacatatgtatgtatgcctgtatgtagcTAAAAATAGGCTCTGACACATCCTAGACTGGTATAACAGAACCACTGACAAACATAATGAGGGGGAGACCCACCAACTCAGTTCATCTGTTGCCAAAGGCctacaaaaactgaaacagcAAATAGGAACAGGGAATTAGTGTGCCTCCTCCAGGATAGGCAGCCCACAGAACTAAATCCAGACCATGCAACAACACATCAGTAGCATGAGAGAAATTGCATTACAGGAACATGAGTGGACAAACTTCTCAAAGCACACATGGGAATTGGTGCAACATACTGCAACCCAGGAAACGGGCTGTACAAAATTTCCAACCATTCAACAACGATGTTCCTACTCTATACGAGTTACGTAAGGACCATGAGCCCTACGTAAACCTTGTTATGGGGCTCCCAACCCGGCCTGTCTGCGAAACGAATATCTCCAGCAATTACAGGCTATCCTACTTCTACTAACAGGTGTTACAACCACTTATTGAAATGTCCCCGGATGTCTGTGTGAGCACAGAGGATCTCCTCAGTAGAATCAGTAGTTGCAACCACTCCAACGACTTCACAGGTTGTGTAGTGGGTAGTATGGATGTAGTTTCACTCTACCCATCTATGGATAAAGATTTTGCTGTGGGAAAAATGCATTTAGATTATCTGTGAGAGTGAGGTAGAGTTCTGCGAAGTCAACACGAGGGAACTGGGCCTCCTCCTTAAACTAAGCTATGACTGTAACTACCTAGACAATTATGACCTTAGTAGATTCTACCCCACCGGGTCACAGAGGATAACACCACCTACCAACACCTTAGCAGTGAAGAAAAGTACCACAGAGTGCTGGAGTGGCTGGACCATACCCACCCAGGACGCCGAGAACAACAGTCAGGTGAAAAGAATGATTGCATATGCAATAGGGGCTAGCATAAGAACTACATAGTAAAATTTAACAagaaactatacatgcaggttcaaggtgcagccattgATGTCGGTGTGGCTAGTCTCTTCAtaacctggtgggacagaaaacttaaacaatCCTTGGCTAAACAATCCACAACTGTTTTGTTTTActgtaggtatgtagatgacattaatattctAGCTACGACAAATTCTAGTATTTTACAAACGAAGGCAAAATTGGTTAAGACAATCAACTTACGTACATGTGGATTTACGTGGACTAGTTTTTGCATTGACATTAACATGCCTTAGCTTCTTCAGATTTCTTAGCAGCACAGATTTCAGGAGGAACAGGTTAACGATCACTTCTATGGTGATACATGCTGAAGAAGGTTTGGCATATAAACgccaatgcagaaactagtccacgtAAATCCACATACACGTAAGTTGATTGTCTTAACCAATtttgccttcgtttgatttctgtagtaattatcagtgtatttttggcgatttaataacgagttttgattgttatttcaagcaggtagacatacttagtatgtcctttgattagttgtgtatatatatatatatatatatatatatatcaggagaattcacaaaaaaaaacaaaagacgaagacaggtgctgtagacaacaaacagatgtattagtataacgctcgggaagtgaaaaagtctttaatgtttcgagcctacgctcttcaacattATAAAAAAATCACATAGTTTCTCCTTTAAGctaatgagaaatgaaaatattttatcacaaattcCTCATTACTGTGATTTCTGTGTTATGCAGCATTATTTAATGAATGCTTTTCTAGACAACTGATCTCCAGTGTGAACCACTTTGgattttaaatgaattctttcaaTGAGTTTTACTAGCCAAAGTTTTTTCATTGGCATATGCCATTGTCTAAACAAATTCTTTGTGTATTAGAACACTTTGATTTAAATTTCATCTTCATTGATCCTCTCTTTACTATGAATATTTTTTATGGTTCTTCAATTCAATATTACACTGAAAATATTTACCATAAATATCATATTTCTCTCTTGTGTGAGTTAGTGTATGCTTtgttaaattacattttaaagaaaatgtttagaacaaatatcacaatggtatgatTTCTTTTCTGTATGAACCAAGATGTGTATTTCTAAGGCAATATTAGACAACAATTCTTTACAACAGATTTCACAATGGTATGGATGTTTGTCTTCATGTGTCAGTTTGTGACTTCTGAAGTTCCAACTTAATGAGAAtgcttcatcacaaatttcaATGGTATGATTTTATTCCTATATGAACGAGTATGTGTGTCTTTAAGTGACCAGTCCATGAAAAGGCTTTACTACAAATCTCACATTGGCATGGTTTTTCACTTGTGTGGATCATTTCATGTCTCTTTTAGGTGACCACTCAGTAAGAAACCTTCTTCACAAATCCCACATTGATATGGCTTTTCATATGTATGTGATAATTTATACTTCAGTAAATTGCATTTCATTAACAATGTCTTACCATAAATCTTACATTGGAAATGTTTTCCACCAGTGTGAATCATTTTATGTCTTCTTAAACTACAACTACCAGAGACTACCACACATCTCACAATTGTATGATCTTTTACTTTTACAAGCCAGTTCTTCTTTAATATTTTGGTGTATACAGAGGTGCaacattttacaatttttctttgttatttacattGGCATTACATCCAATAGAGTTGACTGTAGGTATGATTGCTTTAAATTCTAcagctttttaaaaatttcatttcccAAGTAAAAAACAGTTCCTGAAATTAAACAAAACCAATGTTAGAATGGAATTAACAATATGATGTTTAGAAACATAATCAGAGATATTATTTTCAAAcgttcaataataatataattgcaTTTCAGtaagttaaattttaaaaagtcatCTGAATGCAACAGAGAGTCATAATCTTTCATATTAATTTACTTAAGAACTAGTTTCAGCAGAAGTGAAAGTACAATGGTAATAATATCTGTGTTCAACTGATAGAGATCAAGTGGATGAGAGCTATAACAAAGGCTCTGTTGTTAATATGATACAGTCAAAGAGATTTTTACATTGCACAAAAATCATCTTCATTTCTGATatatactcactataaaaagatatTTGCAACAGTTAACTAACTTCCTTCAGTTGGAACTCAAAACCATACCATTCAGTATAATAgcataattttcatttataaaagcaattttactattatttctagGATGTGAGATAGaatggattatcattattaatttttttttaaactttgcaGTTGTGCTTCAGAAATTTAGTGTCAGTTACATGCATTCAAGTTTTGCAATAATACAGAGCTACCATAACCCCCTTACATAATATATTCTTAGCTCCCTAAATTGGTGAATTTTTTTACATAACCAACAATGTGCTCAATATCACAGAATTTTTGTAAAATGccaaagataataaaatatactgcctgtcctacaatatatattatgaaaataacagaataataattattttatccagTATAACTAAAATAAGGTGACAAGAACGtaaacaaaaatggtaaacaaataaaaaaaaaacatgtaaagatGAAAGTTTTTGAAAAACTGAAAGCTTCTTTGTAAGGTggacttttttttctcttgcatGATACAAGGGTGTGAACTGCAATACTGGGTGATAGCGAGACATAGGTTGCTAATaccagaaaaaaatgaaataagaatgccctactggatgtataatgttagtGAGCTAAAAGATAAACTGGATACAAGAGGAATCAGATGGAGTGTGCAAGAAATAAAGCTGCActggtatgggcatgtgatgTACATGAAGGACGACAGCTAAATAAAAAGTGCAAAACAAtcaaagtagatggaaactgtggaaggcGGAAACCTAGGAatacatgggacaaagtggtgtaAACTGGCTTCAGGGTGCTGAACCTAACACACAAGATAAAAAAATGACTACAATGATTTATGACACATAGCAAAATGAATGTTGAACTGGTAGTAGTACTGGAAGCTAGGATACATAAGATATCTACTGTTTGTATCCGATTCACCCCATCATTATCTTTCTGTGCTGTCAGTTATCAACTCCTCTTCTCAAAGCTATTTATTTTTCTCAGCCATCATTCTCTTATCATCACTCATTTCTACTCACTTGACCTCTCTCTCACCAGCAAATGTAGTCACCATTACAGTCTCTCTTTCATTACTTCCTACCATTGCTGTCTCTTTTTTCTATTACTCCCTCTTTTACCATCCTCTCACCTCAAAAAAACCATTTCTCCTATCATATTCTTACCCCAATTACTGTTTCTCTCAAATTCATCTTCTGTAAttgttctttcttcttacccTCTTATGTTGCCTTGAGCGAACAGAAGTAAATCTATGTTAAAGAGTTTTTGGTCTTGTAGAGTACAAAGTAATCTCATAAGTGCACTGGCCAAGTCTCAATGACTTCTTTAGCATTTATACAAGGTGTTcgagctaaatttgacagtttgcattaaaaaaagaaaggaaacaaaataacccattcaaaaataaaaatattaaaaaaaatcaaactcaTTACGGCTGAGAGATAATAATTTACGCAAAGTAGCTGCCATCAGCGTCCACCACAACCTCAATATACCTTGGAACTGGAACATGCATACTTCATTGTGTCCCTAGGAAGATCTTCAAACCCTTTCTTGATTTTAGCCACTGATTTGGTCTCGGTGGTGCAGGCAGAGTGTATGCTGTCTTTTTCAACCACGCTTCATACATAgtatccatgggattacaatcaggggAGTTAGGGGCCAGAAATTGAGGCTGGTGAAGTtacagaaattctctgacaatcaCTTCTGACTatttctggaggtatggcaaagaatagaatcctgctgccacacatatggctttCCAGTCAAGacttgaccacagtctccagcagcttaacaaagccatctgaattgagcttaAGGCCTGATCACAGATGGATGGCAGACATCTGAAGTGGTGACTTAAATttgaaagaatgtttttttatggATGGTTTGTGTTAATTACACATACTCAtttactacattatatatatatatcatcatcagttaacattcgtttaaatgatgatgatgattatgattatatatatatatatatttttttaagtttcagcttagagctgcggccatgctgaggttTCAAAGAGAAAACACATGGTATAATTaagggaaaagtaaaaagaaaaatgcacattggatataaaaaatacaggctttttatgaaaagtaaggatatatatatatatatatatcatcatcatcatcatttaacgtccgctttacatgctagtatgggttggacgatttgactgaggattggtgaaccagatggctgcaacaggctccaatctgatttggcagagtttctacagctggatgcccttcctaacgccaaccactctgagagtgtagtgggtacttttacgtaccaccggcacgaaggccagtcaggcagtactggcaatggccacgctcaaaatggtgtattttacatgtcacctgcacaggagtcagtccagcggcactggcaacaatctcgctcgaatgtctttacatgttccaggaaggcgatgctgagcacaggtgccatcacgatttcgctttcacttgccccaacaggtcttcacagaGATTCAAAGTTTATCTTttatatccaatgtgcattttctctttttacttttcccctacatacatatacatatacacacacacacacatatatatacatacNNNNNNNNNNtatatatatatatatatatatatatatatatatatatgcatatatacctatgtatatgtacatacatatatatatatgcatatgtgggcacaggacgtcacgaaacatgtacaacaaaaaaatacgaagcataagtacatacatacatatatatatatatatgtataatacaaagaatatatatacatgtatacacacatatatgtacatacttacatctacatgtgtatatacatgcatatcagggtacaggacgttagaacaataaactacagacaacggaacgaacacataggaaaacggaaatacatacatatatgtatatatatatatatatatattaatacaNNNNNNNNNNNNNNNNNNNNNNNNNNNNNNNNNNNNNNNNNNNNNNNNNNNNNNNNNNNNNNNNNNNNNNNNNNNNNNNNNNNNNNNNNNNNNNNNNNNNNNNNNNNNNNNNNNNNNNNNNNNNNNNNNNNNNNNNNNNNNNNNNNNNNNNNNNNNNNNNNNNNNNNNNNNNNNNNNNNNNNNNNNNNNNNNNNNNNNNNNNNNNNNNNNNNNNNNNNNNNNNNNNNNNNNNNNNNNNNNNNNNNNNNNNNNNNNNNNNNNNNNNNNNNNNNNNNNNNNNNNNNNNNNNNNNNNNNNNNNNNNNNNNNNNNNNNNNNNNNNNNNNNNNNNNNNNNNNNNNNNNNNNNNNNNNNNNNNNNNNNNNNNNNNNNNNNNNNNNNNNNNNNNNNNNNNNNNNNNNNNNNNNNNNNNNNNNNNNNNNNNNNNNNNNNNNNNNNNNNNNNNNNNNNNNNNNNNNNNNNNNNNNNNNNNNNNNNNNNNNNNNNNNNNNNNNNNNNNNNNNNNNNNNNNNNNNNNNNNNNNNNNNNNNNNNNNNNNNNNNNNNNNNNNNNNNNNNNNNNNNNNNNNNNNNNNNNNNNNNNNNNNNNNNNNNNNNNNNNNNNNNNNNNNNNNNNNNNNNNNNNNNNNNNNNNNNNNNNNNNNNNNNNNNNNNNNNNNNNNNNNNNNNNNNNNNNNNNNNNNNNNNNNNNNNNNNNNNNNNNNNNNNNNNNNNNNNNNNNNNNNNNNNNNNNNNNNNNNNNNNNNNNNNNNNNNNNNNNNNNNNNNNNNNNNNNNNNNNNNNNNNNNNNNNNNNNNNNNNNNNNNNNNNNNNNNNNNNNNNNNNNNNNNNNNNNNNNNNNNNNNNNNNNNNNNNNNNNNNNNNNNNNNNNNNNNNNNNNNNNNNNNNNNNNNNNNNNNNNNNNNNNNNNNNNNNNNNNNNNNNNNNNNNNNNNNNNNNNNNNNNNNNNNNNNNNNNNNNNNNNNNNNNNNNNNNNNNNNNNNNNNNNNNNNNNNNNNNNNNNNNNNNNNNNNNNNNNNNNNNNNNNNNNNNNNNNNNNNNNNNNNNNNNNNNNNNNNNNNNNNNNNNNNNNNNNNNNNNNNNNNNNNNNNNNNNNNNNNNNNNNNNNNNNNNNNNNNNNNNNNNNNNNNNNNNNNNNNNNNNNNNNNNNNNNNNNNNNNNNNNNNNNNNNNNNNNNNNNNNNNNNNNNNNNNNNNNNNNNNNNNNNNNNNNNNNNNNNNNNNNNNNNNNNNNNNNNNNNNNNNNNNNNNNNNNNNNNNNNNNNNNNNNNNNNNNNNNNNNNNNNNNNNNNNNNNNNNNNNNNNNNNNNNNNNNNNNNNNNNNNNNNNNNNNNNNNNNNNNNNNNNNNNNNNNNNNNNNNNNNNNNNNNNNNtggcttgtgcgggtggcacataaaagacaccatttcgagcgtggccgttttcgtgcgggtgacacgtaaaagcacccactacactctctgagtggttggcgttaggaagggcatccagctgtagaaactctgcaaaattagactggagcctggtgttgccatccggtttcaccagtcctcagtcaaatcgtccaacccatgctagcatggaaagcggacgttaaacgatgatgatgatatatatatatatatatataaatacacacacacacaaactgttttCAGTTCCCACCAATCAAATCCACCCTCAAGGTTTTGGGTCaaagtaggaaacacttgcccaatatgctgtgcagtgggactgagccccaAATAACATGGCTGctgacttcttaaccacatagccatatatgtatgtataaatacatacagagagaccGAGAAGAGGAAGATAAGAAAACAGCTGCCCTTACTATTTTTCAGGTAATTTCCCCTTTCTGTAGCTGAATTCTGAGACAAGTATCCACCTGGTTCAATATTCTTAAACATTGATAAATTGTTCCAATAACTAAGTGATGAGAGCTTGTTGGAGAGTTAGTGCTGTTGTTTGACTTATTCCAGTAGACTTATGGCATATAGTAGTTAGCTGTtctttagccccaagtcaactcTAGTCCAGCAGACCTATGCCTTAAAAGTAATCAGATGCTGTTTAGTCTCAGGTCAATCTTCATCAGGAAGCAAGCCATGTAAGACATGGCCCATAATCAGATGAACCACACTATTAAAGAAATTTAGGATAATTTTTCACTGGCATACCATTCAGAAAGATTTGAAAGCTTCAGTTTGCCAACTGATTGGTTCAGACATTGGAAACAAGCTATTGTATACCACAGAGAATGCAGGATTATGAGAATCTACTTATAAATAGCAATTTAATAAAGAATTACATTTTTGGTTAGAATATGCTTGAAAAGTGCCGTATACTAACCCTACCTTCAAGCAAAGTCAGTCTGCCACTTCTCTTCCCTTACCAATTTATACTCTCAATATGTAAGGTGAAATATAACATGCTAAAATGTGTAGTTTTGTCTTTTAATACAGATAGAAGTAGAACACCACAAACACAAGTGGACTGAATTAATGAGCTGGATTCATGTTACTGGATCATTTCTCCACATTGCAGCATCAAATTCTATTAGCATTGACTCTAATCATTCctattttcaaattaataaaataaacactaaatatTACTCTGATAAATCTGAATATCTCTCCTCTACAAATCGGTAAACTTACCTGTGCCAATCACGAAAAATTActgttaaaaatatgaaaatactttcacacattttctttggtcttaaattttattttaaaaattccttcATTATTCTGTCCATTCCATCCAGTTAGTTCACTGCTACACTGAAAatcttacatttcatatatatttcacgaTAATTCTCATTGTgatatcatttatttaatgtgAATAGCAGAGTGTCTATTTAAGTTACTTTTACAcgagaatgctttaccacaaattACACAAgggaatggtttctctcctgtatgaaccaATTTATGTTTTTTCAAGGTAGAACTTTGTGCAAATGCTTTTCCACAAACATCACAAGGGAATGGTCTTTCTCCAGTATGAACCATTTCATGCTTTAAGAAGTCACAATTATATGAGAATGTTTTGCCACAAAactcacactgatatggtttctcttctAAATGCGACTGACTATGCTTGCTTAAAACATCAGTAGATGAAAACGttttaccacaaatttcacacTGGTGTGCTTCCTCTCCTGTATGAACTGTTTTATGTATCACAACAAATTCTTTCCTTGAGAATgttttatcacaaatatcacattgataaaccTTCTGTTCTGTATGTAATATTTCATGCTTCTTTAAGCTTTTATTACACGAAAATATTTTAGCACAAATTTCACACTGGTAGATTTTGggttttttgtgaatttttttatgatttcttAAGTCAATATTAGAtgagaatgattcaccacaaacatcacattGAGATGGTTTCTCTGTATGAGTGAGTGCATGCTTCCTCAAGTTACcttttaatgaaaatgttttaccacaaatctCACAAtaaaatggtttttctccagtatgaaccAATTCATGTGTTTTTAAGTGACCACTACGAGAGAATGCTcgaccacaaatatcacattggTATGGTTTCTCCCCCGTGTGGATTAATACATGTTTTGTTAAAGCACTATTAGACGAGAATGCTTTGGCACAGATTTCACACTGGTATGGACGCTCCCCTGTATGAGTCATCTTATGACTCCTTAAATTACAACTCAGTGAGAAggctttaccacaaatatcacactggtaAGGTTTCTCTCCGGTATGGATCATTTCATGTCTCTTTAAATGACCACTCAATAAAAAAGCTTTACCACAAATCTCACACTGGTGtggtttttcacctgtgtgtATTAATTTATGCTTCCATAAATTATAGTTCTGTGaaaatgctttaccacaaatatcacagtggaaAGGTTTCTCATCTGCATGAATCATTTTATGCCTCTTTAAACTACTATTAGCTGAGAAtgttttcccacatatttcacaattataTGATCTTTTGTCTTTGTGGACCATTTCTGCTGCCATACTTTGAAATTCACAGAAGTATAATATTAAGCAATATTCTCCAGTTTATATAATCAAAACATCTATTTCATTCAAAagtgcatgtttacatatatccTCAGAGAAACAAAGAACTTAACAGTTGATTTATTATTCCAGAAACacttgtttttgatgtttttcttcttttcgaaaacatttcctgaaatacaacaaaatcAACATGTGGTTAATGATAAAACTTCAAGGAATATAACATGAAGCATTCACAACGAAACATGCTCCTTATCATCATCCAGGgatatcaataataaaacaaaactctACAGCGTGACAAGCGCATTTCATCACTGTAACTTTCAAGAAATGCTGTAACTAAAAAACGAGATATGAAACTCAttttaaactaaaagaaaaatatgaacatgGTTAGTATCAGCCACAGAATATTCAGAGTTTCCAAACTTCAAACGATATCACCATAAAAGGGTGGCTACTGTGTTGTACACAATTTCAACGTCTACGTTTCTGAAACGCATATCACAATAAACTCAATAAATTGATGCATCACTGAACAATGTCAATGTTGACACATCACTGAATTATACAAGTCAACAGTAaaacacatgctatatatataccaatattttAATCTATAGCAACTGTAAACAAAACCGGCCAACGAAGGTGCTTTATGTGGTCAGTTGGCCTGCTAAAAATATAAACCTGATCTTCCTCAAATAAAACTAGATGTCTTAAAAAGAGaatgacacattgaataatgtagttcggGTACACTATttctgaaaaaataaatggaCATGATTGTCATGGCTAGAATACCCTGTTTGGTCAGGACTGGAATGAAACTATTTAATAACAGACAAAAGACATCTTACCTCAACATACTAGTTTCTATTTCTGAAGCTTAAACAAAAACATACCccttctttatatttcttaaataccCAACATTTGCTGCTatcacacatgtacttatatttcAGGATGATGTCTGAAATAACGAAGCAGTAGAAACATGAAGAAGTCCCAATACAGAAATGGTGTGGACGACCGGAAGTACAGAACAAACTAAccgataaaaaaattaataacaatgagAATTATAGCATATTTCGCTTTTCTAGCTTTAACTCCACCAGGGAAATACTCGACTGAGTACCGTATTGGCCAATAAGCACTTTTCTTAAAGTGGTAAATTGTGATTTAACGaagattcagttgctatttccAACAGATTGAACGACCATATAGATGCTTCTTCTTGTGACGAAACGActctgtatcttttatcttttgcttttttatCATTGGAGTGCGACCACGCTGAGCCACTGCCTCGAAGGGTTTCAGTCAAATTGATCCAAGTCCTCATTTTATTAAAGCCTGATACTCATTCTACCAATCTTACATGCCGAACCGCTttcacggggacgtaaataaatcaacaccggttgtcaagcggtggcggtaGAGAACAAACACCAAAACACGCACACAATGCTTCTTTGATGTATTGAAAGACATTTATTTCGTACTGCACGAATAACAACCCACGCACTTTGACTCCAAAATAATACAATCCAGTAGAATCCTTTAAAGGAACAGGCAAATTAGACAGTTGACTGGCATGATCTCATTCGTTTATAACTCACAAAACTatttcccaaacacacacataaacataacagTAAATGAATTTTCCATCTATTTCAACGATGAGTATTCCCTGTTTTTGATCAACTCAAAATAGTTGCGTATtccatacatgcacgcgcgcgtaagtgtgtgtatatatatatgggagaatatacaaaaaataacaacagacgaggacaggtggtgtaaataacaaaagtatatattagtatgacgctcgggaatacggaaagtctttgacgtttcgagctacgctcNNNNNNNNNNNNNNNNNNNNNNNNNNNNNNNNNNNNNNNNNNNNNNNNNNNNNNNNNNNNNNNNNNNNNNNNNNNNNNNNNNNNNNNNNNNNNNNNNNNNNNNNNNNNNNNNNNNNNNNNNNNNNNNNNNNNNNNNNNNNNNNNNNNNNNNNNNNNNNNNNNNNNNNNNNNNNNNNNNNNNNNNNNNNNNNNNNNNNNNNNNNNNNNNNNNNNNNNNNNNNNNNNNNNNNNNNNNNNNNNNNNNNNNNNNNGAAagttattaattaaaattgaCTGAGTGATCATATTTCTCAATATAAAATGCAGCCTTAGTTTTGAAATAGGTatggtaatattggtttcaaattttgacacaatgcccgGGTGTGGTTTCGATCCTAAAGGAGTGgtgagttgattatatcgaccctaaaatgatgaaaggtaaagtcaacttcggtggaatttgaactctaaacgaaatgctgcaaagcattttgctcggcgtgccaacgattccaccagctcaccaccttaagaagttgtagtaatataaaaaaaaatgttattgaacaaaagagaaaaaaggcaaattttcagattaacacccgcacgatcttcactagggttagtgttttagggtcagggttagggttagggacggaattccctaaccgtaaccctaaaaccctagtgaaaatcgtgtgggtgttaatctgaaaaattaccagaaaaaatatatacactctaaTATTCAAAGAAAGTATTGTTTgaaacacattatcatcatcaccacttccaccatcatcatttaacgtccgttttcatgttgacatgggttggacagttcgttCAGAGATGGCAAGtagaagagctgcaccaggttccattcttatttggcttggtttctatggctggatgaccttcctaacaccaaccattttataaTATGTGTGCTGGGAGGTTttaatgtggcactagcacaagaGCCAGCACAGGACTCTTTGCAGATTAATCCTCTTTGCCAGTGGGGAGTGGCTTTAACACTTCAGCTGTGGAGAATGGATTTTATCTTTTGAACAGATACGACTGATTTGTTAAACTGACAGATGTAACCATCAATTGTTTTAGTTCATTagctttttctctttatattttctaccAAGTGAGCTCTAAAGGAATCTTAGAGTAGAgaaaccattttaaaaataaaccttaCTGGATAtatcaacaaattttaaaaaataaaaatatcctttttatccatcctttcattctttattgcccacaaggggctaaacatagaggg
This region of Octopus bimaculoides isolate UCB-OBI-ISO-001 chromosome 6, ASM119413v2, whole genome shotgun sequence genomic DNA includes:
- the LOC106879975 gene encoding zinc finger protein 708-like, yielding MAAEMVHKDKRSYNCEICGKTFSANSSLKRHKMIHADEKPFHCDICGKAFSQNYNLWKHKLIHTGEKPHQCEICGKAFLLSGHLKRHEMIHTGEKPYQCDICGKAFSLSCNLRSHKMTHTGERPYQCEICAKAFSSNSALTKHVLIHTGEKPYQCDICGRAFSRSGHLKTHELVHTGEKPFYCEICGKTFSLKGNLRKHALTHTEKPSQCDVCGESFSSNIDLRNHKKIHKKPKIYQCEICAKIFSCNKSLKKHEILHTEQKVYQCDICDKTFSRKEFVVIHKTVHTGEEAHQCEICGKTFSSTDVLSKHSQSHLEEKPYQCEFCGKTFSYNCDFLKHEMVHTGERPFPCDVCGKAFAQSSTLKKHKLVHTGEKPFPCVICGKAFSCKSNLNRHSAIHIK